The Comamonas sp. GB3 AK4-5 genome includes a region encoding these proteins:
- a CDS encoding NAD-dependent epimerase/dehydratase family protein: MSEHLPPAQIVVTGATGQIGRKAIALLARQPWCKRLIGIDVQADASLFSPEQRERLTLVTADLQRPDPAWTHYFEGSNAVLHLAAKHSTPDASWEDALGSYDMTLNVLTAAATYDVGRLVFSSSNHAMGGYKDLPLAASMGPGKLTAHTKPAPGTRWFDGQREVHSLAYGTSKVMGERLCRAYSAVTQGRLSTVALRIGWALPGDNDPRDITYSGVAHQHAPESQALDEASLHALQWFRGMWLSNHDLERLLIAALTADAARWPCGNVIVNGVSANHGSVWDVVAGRDSIGYAPQDDVQAHLR; this comes from the coding sequence GTGTCCGAGCATCTCCCTCCAGCCCAGATTGTGGTCACCGGCGCCACCGGCCAAATCGGCCGCAAAGCCATCGCCCTGCTGGCACGCCAGCCCTGGTGCAAACGCCTCATCGGCATCGATGTCCAGGCCGATGCCAGCCTTTTCAGCCCCGAGCAGCGTGAGCGCCTGACCTTGGTGACCGCCGATTTGCAGCGCCCCGACCCGGCCTGGACCCACTATTTCGAAGGCAGCAATGCCGTGCTGCACCTGGCCGCCAAGCACTCCACACCCGATGCGAGTTGGGAGGATGCACTGGGCTCTTACGACATGACGCTGAACGTGCTCACGGCCGCCGCCACCTACGATGTGGGGCGCCTGGTTTTCTCCTCCTCCAACCACGCCATGGGCGGCTACAAGGATCTGCCGCTGGCCGCATCCATGGGGCCTGGCAAGCTGACCGCCCATACCAAGCCTGCGCCTGGTACGCGCTGGTTCGATGGCCAGCGCGAGGTCCACTCCCTCGCCTATGGCACGTCCAAAGTCATGGGCGAGCGGCTGTGCCGCGCCTATTCCGCCGTCACACAGGGCCGGCTCTCCACCGTGGCCTTGCGCATAGGCTGGGCCTTGCCGGGAGACAACGACCCGCGCGACATCACTTACTCCGGTGTGGCACACCAGCACGCGCCAGAGAGCCAAGCCCTCGACGAAGCCAGCCTGCATGCCCTGCAGTGGTTTCGTGGCATGTGGCTGTCCAATCACGATCTGGAACGCCTGCTGATCGCGGCATTGACGGCCGATGCAGCCCGTTGGCCATGCGGCAACGTCATCGTCAACGGCGTGTCGGCCAACCACGGCAGCGTCTGGGATGTGGTGGCCGGGCGCGACAGCATTGGCTATGCCCCCCAGGACGATGTGCAAGCGCATCTGCGTTGA
- a CDS encoding lactonase family protein, protein MTSSHPSSCMLAVGTYTEVLPHVQGSGQGIHLLEFDGATASFAERQVLRDQLTNPSYLCAAPGRLYSVCEKNREATLSVFAIAADGVRLQRMGRFASLGADPCHISINLQAQQLYVSHYSSGELMCHTLDSEGLPDGVPQVIARQGAGPRTDRQGRSHLHCATPSPDGSRVYLCDLGTDTVACHHVLPNRLESEPWQSLQSLPGSGPRHLVLAADGAQAMVVEELSNTVTLYALGEQAQALARVSTLPTDWHGTNTASALRLHPNGELLYAANRGHDSIAVYRVHRAAPWLEPLGFIPVGGRTPRDMAFTPDGAFLLVASQDDHFIRALQLDLCTGLPQAQGQPFRLHSPACLCLLP, encoded by the coding sequence ATGACTTCTTCACACCCAAGCAGCTGCATGCTGGCCGTGGGCACCTATACCGAGGTTCTGCCCCATGTGCAGGGCAGCGGCCAGGGCATTCATCTGCTGGAATTCGACGGCGCCACCGCCAGCTTTGCGGAGCGGCAGGTGCTGCGCGACCAGCTCACCAACCCCTCCTACCTCTGTGCTGCACCCGGACGCCTGTACAGCGTTTGCGAAAAAAACCGGGAGGCCACGCTGTCGGTGTTTGCCATCGCAGCTGATGGCGTGCGTCTGCAACGCATGGGACGTTTTGCATCGCTGGGCGCCGACCCCTGCCATATCAGCATCAATCTGCAGGCCCAGCAGCTTTATGTGTCGCACTACAGCTCGGGCGAGCTGATGTGCCATACCCTGGACAGCGAAGGCCTGCCCGATGGCGTGCCGCAGGTCATTGCCCGCCAGGGCGCAGGCCCGCGCACCGACCGCCAGGGGAGATCCCATCTGCACTGCGCGACGCCATCGCCTGATGGGTCACGGGTCTATCTGTGCGACCTGGGGACCGATACGGTCGCCTGCCACCATGTGCTGCCCAACAGGCTGGAGAGCGAGCCGTGGCAAAGCCTGCAATCGCTTCCCGGCTCGGGCCCACGCCACCTGGTGCTGGCGGCAGATGGCGCACAGGCCATGGTGGTGGAAGAGCTCTCCAACACCGTGACCTTGTATGCCCTGGGAGAGCAGGCCCAGGCGCTGGCCCGGGTCAGCACACTCCCCACGGACTGGCACGGCACCAACACCGCCTCGGCCTTGCGCCTGCACCCCAACGGCGAGCTGCTGTACGCCGCCAACCGCGGCCACGACAGCATTGCGGTCTATCGCGTGCACCGTGCCGCCCCGTGGCTGGAGCCCTTGGGCTTCATCCCTGTCGGTGGCCGCACCCCGCGTGATATGGCCTTCACACCCGACGGTGCTTTTTTGCTCGTGGCTTCGCAGGACGACCATTTCATCCGCGCCCTGCAGCTCGACCTTTGCACCGGACTGCCGCAGGCACAAGGCCAGCCCTTTCGCCTGCATTCGCCCGCCTGCCTTTGCCTTCTGCCTTGA
- a CDS encoding sugar ABC transporter permease — MSNTLPSQLLPKRSTGAPRMDSHTIHQLFMRYKLLALLLAVALIWVFFYVQTGGTFLQPNSISNLFLQMSVTGMLACGMVFVIIAGEIDLSVGSLLGFLGGLVAILTVNLGWNTWLAVATVLATGAAIGVVNGFIATRLRVPSFIVGLGGMLTFRGLLQWGTDSVTIAPVPDELTNIAQSFVPAWLAWSLAAVIVALFAGLILRRRYGHAPQPRTQTPAWVDGLKLLAIAASALGFVAVLNQANGVPLPVLILLVLLAIFSYVATQTVFGRHVYAVGGNTEATRLSGVNVDRVKLLVFVLMGLMCAFAGIVTTARAAAGSPSAGMGGELDAISACFIGGTSMRGGSGTVYGALIGALVMASLDNGMQQMNVDSSWQMMVKGAVLVLAVWIDVATRSERG, encoded by the coding sequence ATGTCGAACACATTGCCCTCTCAACTGCTCCCCAAGCGCAGCACTGGCGCACCACGTATGGACAGCCACACCATCCACCAACTGTTTATGCGCTACAAGCTGCTGGCCCTGCTGCTGGCCGTGGCGCTGATCTGGGTCTTCTTCTATGTCCAGACCGGGGGGACTTTTCTCCAGCCCAACAGCATCTCCAACCTGTTTTTGCAGATGTCGGTCACCGGCATGCTGGCCTGCGGGATGGTGTTTGTCATCATCGCGGGTGAAATCGACCTGTCGGTCGGCTCCTTGCTGGGTTTTCTGGGCGGGCTGGTCGCCATTCTCACGGTCAACCTGGGATGGAACACCTGGCTGGCCGTGGCCACGGTACTGGCCACGGGTGCGGCCATTGGGGTGGTCAACGGCTTTATCGCCACCCGCCTGCGTGTGCCCTCGTTCATTGTCGGCCTGGGTGGCATGCTGACTTTTCGCGGTCTGCTGCAGTGGGGCACCGACAGCGTGACCATTGCCCCGGTGCCGGACGAGCTCACCAACATCGCGCAGAGCTTTGTCCCCGCGTGGCTGGCCTGGTCGCTGGCAGCCGTGATCGTGGCACTGTTTGCCGGGCTGATCCTGCGCCGCCGCTACGGACATGCGCCGCAGCCGCGCACACAAACGCCCGCATGGGTGGACGGCCTCAAGCTGCTGGCCATAGCGGCATCCGCCTTGGGTTTTGTCGCCGTGCTCAACCAGGCCAATGGCGTACCGCTGCCGGTCTTGATTCTGCTGGTGCTGCTGGCCATCTTCTCTTATGTGGCCACGCAAACCGTTTTTGGCCGCCATGTCTATGCCGTGGGCGGCAATACGGAAGCCACGCGCCTGTCTGGTGTCAACGTGGACCGCGTCAAGCTGCTGGTGTTTGTGCTGATGGGCCTGATGTGCGCCTTTGCGGGCATTGTCACCACCGCGCGGGCTGCTGCGGGCTCCCCCTCTGCCGGCATGGGCGGCGAGCTCGACGCCATCTCCGCCTGCTTTATCGGCGGCACCTCGATGCGTGGCGGCTCCGGGACTGTGTATGGCGCCCTGATTGGCGCGCTGGTCATGGCCAGCCTAGACAACGGCATGCAGCAGATGAACGTCGACAGCTCCTGGCAAATGATGGTGAAAGGTGCCGTACTGGTGCTGGCCGTCTGGATCGATGTTGCAACAAGGTCTGAACGTGGCTGA
- a CDS encoding LacI family DNA-binding transcriptional regulator, protein MTSSGEKRAVTVNEVAAEAGVSIKTVSRVLNNEPNISEKTRAKVVAAMAALKYQPNPAARRLASKRSDLLMLVYDNPSDNYLINVQHGALDACKQHFYSLLLHPCDYRAPDVAAGIVQAARLHACAGLLLTPPLSDLRALIDILDQGDMLYVRLAPSTPCIKGLEVGTDDRAAARDMTLYLLELGHRRIGFVAGHPDHGAVGERLLGYRDALEAAGLVFDEGLVAQGMHSFDSGVECGQQLLDVDDRPSAIFAANDDMAAGVLYAAHARGLPVPEALSVVGYDDTPLSRQTWPKLTTLRQPIRAMAYAAVEQLAAREPQARVRTLGYEIMVRDSTRAPGKGWDRGE, encoded by the coding sequence ATGACAAGCAGCGGGGAAAAAAGGGCGGTGACGGTCAACGAGGTGGCAGCCGAGGCCGGCGTGTCCATCAAGACGGTGTCACGTGTGCTCAACAACGAGCCCAATATCAGCGAGAAGACCCGTGCGAAAGTGGTGGCCGCCATGGCTGCCCTGAAGTACCAGCCCAATCCCGCAGCCCGCCGGCTGGCCAGCAAGCGCTCGGACCTGCTCATGCTGGTCTACGACAACCCCAGCGACAACTATCTGATCAATGTCCAGCACGGTGCGCTGGATGCGTGCAAGCAGCACTTCTACAGCTTGCTGCTGCACCCCTGTGACTACCGTGCGCCTGATGTGGCGGCCGGCATAGTGCAGGCCGCGCGCTTGCATGCCTGTGCGGGCTTGCTGCTGACGCCCCCGTTGTCGGATCTGCGTGCGTTGATCGACATCCTGGACCAGGGCGATATGCTCTATGTGCGTCTGGCTCCCAGCACGCCCTGCATCAAAGGCCTGGAAGTCGGCACGGACGACCGCGCTGCAGCGCGAGACATGACGCTGTATTTGCTGGAGCTGGGCCATCGCCGCATTGGCTTTGTGGCCGGACATCCTGACCATGGCGCAGTGGGGGAGCGTTTGCTGGGCTACCGTGATGCCCTGGAGGCTGCCGGCCTGGTGTTTGACGAGGGCCTCGTAGCGCAGGGCATGCATTCCTTTGACTCCGGGGTGGAGTGCGGGCAGCAGCTGCTGGATGTGGACGACCGGCCGAGTGCCATTTTTGCGGCCAACGACGATATGGCCGCAGGCGTGCTGTATGCCGCGCATGCGCGCGGCCTGCCGGTGCCCGAGGCGCTGTCCGTGGTGGGCTATGACGACACACCGCTGTCGCGCCAGACCTGGCCCAAGCTGACCACCTTGCGCCAGCCTATACGGGCCATGGCCTATGCGGCAGTGGAGCAATTGGCCGCGCGCGAACCCCAGGCCCGTGTGCGAACCTTGGGCTACGAGATCATGGTGCGCGATTCAACCCGGGCACCGGGCAAGGGCTGGGACAGAGGCGAATAA
- a CDS encoding xylose ABC transporter ATP-binding protein — MGSSTLLEMRNIEKSFAGVRALEGISLTVNPGECLGLCGENGAGKSTLVKVLSGVYPHGSFAGEILWEGQLLQAHSVRDSERAGIVIIHQELMLVQQLSVTENIFLGNEMTKPGGRMDYDAMHAMAKALLARLHLTDVDVTAPVMHYGSGQQQLFEIAKALAKNARLLILDEPTSSLSTKEIKVLLSIIEDLKRSGVACIYISHKLDEVKQVCETITVIRDGRHIGTYPAANMRIDDIITMMVGREMSTLFPQVEHRVGEVVMEARNITCWDATNPNRKRVDNVGFSVRRGEILGIAGLVGAGRTEMVSALFGAYPGRFTAQVVMQGHAVKIGTPTQAIASGICLVPEDRKRHGIVPLMGVGENITLATLAHYARGMHVDKNAEHAVVQREIQRLHIKTASPSLAIASLSGGNQQKAVLTKMVLTMPKVLILDEPTRGVDVGSKYDIYQMIAELAATGVAIVLVSSEMPEILGMSHRVLVMGDGQLRGDFINQGLTQERILAAAINAELSRPAA; from the coding sequence ATGGGCAGCAGCACCCTGCTTGAGATGCGCAACATCGAGAAGTCCTTTGCCGGCGTACGTGCGCTGGAAGGGATCAGCCTGACGGTCAACCCCGGTGAATGCCTGGGTCTGTGCGGAGAAAACGGTGCGGGCAAATCCACCCTGGTCAAAGTGCTCTCCGGGGTCTATCCCCATGGCAGTTTTGCAGGGGAAATCCTCTGGGAAGGCCAGCTGCTGCAGGCGCATTCGGTGCGTGACAGCGAGCGCGCGGGCATTGTCATCATCCACCAGGAGCTGATGCTGGTGCAGCAGCTCTCTGTGACGGAAAACATCTTCCTGGGCAACGAGATGACCAAGCCCGGCGGCCGCATGGACTACGACGCCATGCACGCCATGGCCAAAGCGCTGCTGGCCCGCCTGCACCTGACCGATGTGGATGTGACCGCGCCCGTGATGCACTACGGCAGCGGCCAGCAGCAGCTGTTCGAGATTGCCAAGGCACTCGCCAAGAATGCACGCCTGCTGATTCTGGACGAGCCGACCTCGTCGCTGTCGACCAAGGAGATCAAGGTACTGCTCTCCATCATCGAAGACCTCAAGCGCAGCGGTGTGGCCTGCATCTACATCTCGCACAAGCTCGACGAAGTCAAACAGGTATGCGAGACCATCACGGTCATCCGCGATGGCAGACATATAGGCACCTACCCGGCCGCCAATATGCGCATTGACGACATCATCACGATGATGGTGGGCCGCGAGATGAGCACTCTCTTTCCGCAGGTGGAACACCGCGTGGGCGAGGTGGTCATGGAGGCGCGCAACATCACCTGCTGGGATGCCACCAACCCCAATCGCAAGCGGGTCGACAACGTGGGATTTTCCGTGCGCCGTGGCGAGATTCTGGGCATTGCCGGCCTGGTGGGTGCGGGGCGTACGGAGATGGTGTCTGCCCTGTTTGGCGCCTACCCCGGCCGCTTCACGGCCCAGGTCGTCATGCAGGGCCATGCCGTCAAGATCGGCACGCCCACGCAGGCCATTGCCAGTGGTATTTGCCTGGTGCCTGAAGACCGCAAGCGCCACGGCATCGTGCCGCTGATGGGGGTGGGAGAGAACATCACCCTCGCCACACTGGCCCATTACGCACGCGGCATGCATGTCGACAAGAACGCGGAACACGCCGTGGTCCAGCGCGAAATCCAGCGGCTGCACATCAAGACCGCCAGCCCCTCGCTGGCGATTGCATCGCTTTCGGGCGGAAACCAGCAAAAAGCGGTGCTGACCAAGATGGTGCTGACCATGCCCAAGGTCTTGATCCTGGACGAGCCCACGCGCGGCGTGGACGTGGGCTCCAAGTACGACATCTACCAAATGATTGCCGAGCTGGCGGCAACCGGTGTGGCCATTGTGCTGGTGTCTTCCGAAATGCCGGAAATCCTGGGCATGAGCCACCGCGTCCTCGTCATGGGGGACGGCCAGCTGCGTGGCGACTTCATCAACCAAGGCTTGACCCAGGAGCGCATCCTGGCCGCCGCCATCAACGCCGAACTCAGCCGCCCTGCGGCTTGA